A single Phragmites australis chromosome 4, lpPhrAust1.1, whole genome shotgun sequence DNA region contains:
- the LOC133916500 gene encoding disease resistance protein RPS2-like yields MELQLAAVLASLALGGALLVLFFGKWWQPLADADRNVKELADAVEALLRLRAELLRNDPAPASDPVRAWLRRVQEAQDELASIKARHDGGQLYVVRLLQYFFLSTGPVGGLAEQQLKAVLALREQGAALLEAALATPQAPPPLLCQPEDLDLPSESTGPARAHLNEALRFLGDCDAALGVWGAGGVGKTTVLKLVREVCGRVARFDHVLLVAVSRGCTVAKLQREVVAVLGLRDAPTEQAQAAGILSFLRGKSFLLLLDGVWERLDLERVGIPQPLGMVAGKVRKVIVASRSEAVCADMGCSKKIRMECFNEEDAWILFQTNVVGDTIHRHSQILTLARQVATECKGLPLALVTIGRAMSNKRTPEEWAEALDTLKASQLSTTPGSDKSTHTLVKFCYDNVESDVVRECFLTSVLWPEDHNISKDELVQCWIGLGLLPELADIDEAHRFGHSVIAILEDARLLEKGDNHRYNMFPSDTHVKVHDVVRDAALRFAPGKWLVRAGAGLREPPREEALWRDARRVSLMHNSIEDAPAKAGGALSNAQPSSLMLQYNRALPRRMLQAIQHFTKLTYLDLEDTGISDAFPMEICCLVNLEYLNLSKNRILSLPMELSNLSQLKYFYLRDNYYIQITIPPGLISRLGKLRVLEVFTASIVSVADDYVAPVIDDLESTGARMASLGIWLDNTRDVERLSRLAPGVRARSLHLRKLDGARALPLLSAQHAPELGGVQESLRELVVYASDIEELVADAHAPRLEVVKFGFLTKLRVMAWSHSASSNLREVALGACHSLTHLTWVQHLPCLETLNLSGCNGLTRLLGGAGDGGSAAEEVVAFPRLRLLALLGLPKLEAVRVEGECAFPELRRLQMRGCPRLKSIPMRPARGQCQVRIECDKHWWDALKWAGEDVKSCFVPVL; encoded by the exons ATGGAGCTGCAGCTGGCGGCCGTGCTCGCCTCACTCGCCCTCGGCGGTGCGCTGCTGGTGTTATTCTTCGGCAAGTGGTGGCAGCCGCTGGCCGACGCCGACAGGAACGTCAAGGAGCTGGCCGACGCGGTGGAGGCCCTGCTGCGGCTGCGGGCAGAGCTGCTGAGGAACGACCCGGCGCCGGCGTCGGATCCCGTGCGCGCGTGGCTGCGGCGGGTGCAGGAGGCGCAGGACGAGTTGGCGTCCATCAAGGCGCGGCACGACGGCGGGCAGCTGTACGTGGTCCGCCTCCTGCAGTACTTTTTCCTTTCCACGGGCCCCGTCGGGGGGCTGGCCGAGCAGCAGCTCAAGGCGGTGCTGGCGCTCCGGGAGCAGGGCGCGGCGCTCCTCGAGGCCGCGCTGGCCACGCCGCAGGCGCCGCCGCCCCTGCTCTGCCAGCCGGAGGACCTGGACCTCCCCTCGGAGTCGACGGGACCCGCGAGGGCCCACCTCAACGAGGCGCTCCGTTTCCTCGGCGACTGCGACGCCGCGCTCGGCGTCTGGGGCGCCGGCGGCGTGGGCAAGACCACGGTGCTGAAGCTTGTGCGCGAGGTGTGCGGCCGCGTCGCGCGCTTCGACCACGTCCTGCTCGTGGCGGTCTCCAGGGGTTGCACAGTGGCCAAGCTCCAGAGGGAGGTCGTGGCCGTGCTCGGGCTGCGGGACGCGCCGACGGAGCAGGCGCAGGCCGCCGGGATCCTGAGCTTCCTGAGGGGCAAGagcttcctcctcctgctggacggCGTGTGGGAGCGCCTGGACCTGGAGAGGGTCGGCATCCCGCAGCCCCTCGGCATGGTGGCCGGCAAGGTGAGGAAGGTCATAGTGGCGTCGAGGAGCGAGGCAGTGTGCGCCGACATGGGCTGCAGCAAGAAGATCAGGATGGAGTGCTTCAACGAGGAGGATGCGTGGATCCTATTTCAAACCAATGTTGTCGGGGACACCATCCATCGCCACTCTCAAATTCTCACACTAGCGAGACAG GTGGCTACAGAATGCAAAGGATTGCCTTTGGCCCTCGTCACCATCGGCCGCGCCATGTCAAATAAGCGCACACCAGAGGAGTGGGCTGAGGCACTCGACACGCTCAAGGCGTCGCAGCTCTCGACTACGCCCGGCTCAGACAAGAGCACGCACACTCTAGTGAAGTTCTGCTACGACAATGTGGAGAGCGACGTGGTGAGGGAATGCTTCCTGACCAGCGTGCTCTGGCCCGAGGACCACAACATCTCAAAGGACGAGCTCGTGCAGTGCTGGATCGGGCTCGGCCTGCTCCCCGAGCTCGCCGACATCGACGAGGCGCACCGGTTCGGGCACTCGGTGATCGCAATCCTAGAGGACGCGCGCCTGCTGGAGAAGGGGGACAACCACCGGTACAACATGTTCCCGTCCGACACGCACGTCAAGGTCCACGACGTCGTCCGCGACGCGGCGCTCCGGTTCGCGCCCGGCAAGTGGCTGGTCCGCGCGGGCGCCGGGCTCAGGGAGCCCCCGCGCGAGGAGGCTCTGTGGCGCGACGCGCGGCGCGTGTCCCTGATGCACAACAGCATCGAGGACGCGCCGGCGAAGGCGGGCGGCGCCCTCTCGAACGCGCAGCCGTCGTCGCTGATGCTCCAGTACAACCGCGCCCTGCCGAGGAGGATGCTTCAAGCGATCCAACATTTCACCAAGCTCACGTACCTGGACCTCGAGGACACCGGGATTTCGGACGCCTTCCCCATGGAGATCTGCTGCTTGGTCAACTTGGAGTACCTCAACCTATCTAAGAACCGGATCCTGTCTCTGCCGATGGAGCTGAGCAACCTGAGCCAGCTCAAGTACTTCTACCTGCGCGACAACTACTACATCCAGATCACCATACCTCCGGGGCTCATCTCGCGGCTCGGGAAGCTGCGGGTCCTGGAGGTGTTCACCGCGAGCATCGTCTCCGTCGCGGACGACTATGTAGCGCCGGTCATCGACGACCTCGAGAGCACCGGCGCGCGCATGGCGTCGCTCGGCATCTGGCTAGACAACACCCGTGACGTGGAGAGGCTCTCGAGGCTGGCGCCGGGCGTGCGCGCCCGGTCGCTCCACCTGCGCAAGCTGGACGGCGCGCGCGCCCTGCCGCTGCTGTCCGCGCAGCACGCGCCGGAGCTCGGCGGCGTGCAAGAGAGCCTGAGGGAGCTTGTGGTCTACGCGTCCGACATCGAGGAGCTCGTGGCCGACGCGCACGCGCCGAGGCTGGAGGTCGTCAAGTTCGGATTCCTGACGAAGCTGCGCGTCATGGCGTGGTCCCACAGCGCGTCGTCCAACCTCCGTGAGGTCGCCCTCGGCGCGTGCCACTCGCTGACGCACCTGACGTGGGTACAGCACCTGCCGTGCCTCGAGACGCTCAACCTCAGCGGGTGCAACGGGCTGACGAGGCTTCTGGGCGGCGCCGGGGACGGTGGCAGTGCCGCGGAGGAGGTTGTCGCGTTCCCGCGGTTGAGGCTGCTGGCGCTGCTGGGGCTGCCCAAGCTGGAAGCCGTCCGCGT